Proteins from a single region of Coregonus clupeaformis isolate EN_2021a unplaced genomic scaffold, ASM2061545v1 scaf3128, whole genome shotgun sequence:
- the LOC123489658 gene encoding collagen alpha-4(VI) chain-like: MEGTQGLLAIFTIAACFLVNGAQKTVCKEEAVADIVFLVDGSWSVGSENFKQIRQFLYTLVNSFDVAPDQVRIGLVQYSNTVRTEFLLNTFQDKQDILQYINNLPYMGGETKTGLGLDFLLNELFVDRAGSRVNENVPQIAVVITDGKSLDKVGLHALKLKKRGVTLYAIGIKEADEDQLKEIATTPHDQHVYSVSDFAALQGISQILVQMLCTTIDEAKRPISQVVQECRSATVADIVFLVDGSTSISPTNFQEVRRFLHSFIEGLDIGADKVRVGLAQFSNEIQKQFHLGEHTDKRALLEQVDRLPQLGGGTATGKAITVLREEFFTTAKGSRADQRVPQIAVVLTDGESVDDVVPPAKALRQHGVIVFAIGVGAANITELKAIANRPHEHFLVSIERFQALHTLSQGLLQTVCVSMENQRMALIPKFSDVFFLVDSNMMQADFQQVRTLLMRLVNQLNPSSKTTRLGLAQFAQDTKVEFLLNTHNTKEEYMAAFKKFRLPLRPNRSRYLGDALEYARTHFFTTASGGRNEQGYRQFLVTVTGGDSKDNVMKVARTIKSEGTTIVSIGLGESTLPELQVMATSPFFYQTTSIASVLKTVFETEEEVVTVTDDCSEASLADIVFIVDESSSIGTANFQLVRGFIHKIVDGLEVNFNRVRVGIVLYSNKASAQVYLNSFQEKSNILQYIKILPYRRGLTYTGEALEYAREKMFIKERGSRIEQGVQQVAIVITDGKSQDNVTSHAAALRRAGITVYAVGIKDADENELRQIASDPPNKHVLNVDSFAKLKTLEKSLKRSVCYNILKKAVKDNARTYTAKQ; the protein is encoded by the exons ATGGAGGGGACACAGGGCCTCCTGGCCATCTTCACCATAGCAGCATGTTTTCTAGTCAACGGAGCACAAAAAACAG TCTGCAAGGAAGAGGCCGTGGCAGACATCGTCTTCCTGGTGGACGGCTCATGGAGCGTTGGCTCAGAGAACTTCAAGCAGATCCGCCAGTTTTTGTACACGCTGGTCAACAGCTTTGACGTGGCCCCCGACCAGGTGCGCATCGGTCTGGTCCAGTACAGCAACACGGTGCGCACCGAGTTCCTCCTTAACACCTTCCAGGACAAACAGGACATACTGCAGTACATCAACAACCTGCCTTATATGGGTGGTGAAACCAAGACGGGCCTGGGCCTGGACTTCCTGCTGAACGAGCTCTTTGTTGACCGAGCCGGGAGCCGAGTGAACGAGAACGTGCCCCAGATCGCCGTGGTGATCACTGACGGCAAATCGCTGGACAAAGTGGGGCTGCATGCCCTTAAGCTGAAGAAGCGGGGCGTCACACTGTACGCCATCGGGATCAAAGAAGCAGACGAAGATCAGCTGAAGGAGATCGCCACTACGCCTCACGACCAGCACGTGTACAGCGTGTCGGACTTTGCCGCGCTGCAGGGGATCTCCCAGATCCTCGTCCAGATGCTGTGTACTACCATAGATGAGGCAAAGAGACCGATCTCCCAAGTGGTCCAAG AGTGCCGCAGTGCCACAGTGGCTGACATTGTGTTCCTTGTGGATGGCTCCACCAGCATCAGCCCTACAAATTTCCAGGAGGTTCGGAGGTTTCTCCACAGCTTCATCGAGGGGCTGGATATCGGAGCGGACAAGGTTCGCGTAGGACTGGCCCAGTTCAGTAACGAGATCCAGAAGCAATTCCATTTGGGTGAACATACGGACAAAAGGGCCCTACTGGAACAAGTGGACAGGCTTCCACAGCTCGGGGGAGGTACAGCCACCGGCAAAGCCATTACCGTCCTTCGGGAAGAGTTTTTCACCACGGCCAAAGGGAGCCGCGCTGATCAGAGGGTGCCTCAGATTGCTGTGGTGCTCACCGACGGGGAGTCTGTGGACGACGTAGTGCCGCCAGCCAAGGCGCTAAGGCAGCATGGGGTCATTGTGTTTGCTATTGGAGTGGGGGCAGCCAACATCACCGAGCTGAAGGCTATCGCTAACAGGCCCCACGAGCATTTCCTGGTCAGCATTGAACGTTTCCAGGCCCTACATACACTTTCTCAGGGTCTGCTGCAGACTGTCTGTGTCTCCATGGAGAACCAGAGGATGG CTCTGATCCCAAAGTTCTCTGATGTCTTCTTCCTGGTGGACAGCAATATGATGCAGGCAGACTTCCAGCAGGTCAGAACCCTTCTGATGCGATTGGTCAACCAACTCAACCCGAGCAGTAAAACCACGCGCCTGGGTCTGGCCCAGTTTGCCCAGGACACCAAGGTGGAGTTCTTACTGAACACCCACAACACCAAGGAAGAGTACATGGCGGCGTTCAAGAAATTCAGGCTGCCGCTGCGCCCCAACAGGTCTCGTTACTTGGGCGATGCCCTGGAATACGCCCGCACACACTTCTTCACCACAGCGTCTGGTGGCCGTAACGAACAAGGCTACCGGCAGTTTCTAGTCACAGTGACAGGGGGGGATTCGAAGGATAACGTGATGAAGGTGGCACGCACTATCAAATCTGAAGGGACAACCATTGTGTCCATCGGGTTGGGTGAATCTACACTTCCAGAACTACAAGTAATGGCCACCTCGCCATTCTTTTACCAAACTACATCCATTGCCTCCGTGCTAAAGACTGTCTTTGAGACTGAAGAGGAGGTGGTCACTGTGACCGATG ATTGCAGTGAAGCTTCGCTGGCTGACATTGTGTTTATAGTTGATGAATCTTCGAGCATTGGAACTGCAAACTTCCAGCTGGTTCGTGGATTCATCCACAAGATAGTGGACGGCCTGGAAGTGAACTTCAACAGGGTGAGGGTGGGCATCGTCCTCTACAGCAACAAGGCCTCGGCTCAGGTCTACCTCAACTCCTTCCAAGAAAAAAGTAATATCCTTCAGTACATCAAGATCTTGCCCTACCGTCGCGGTCTCACGTACACTGGCGAGGCCCTGGAGTATGCCAGGGAGAAGATGTTTATCAAGGAGAGGGGCAGTCGGATAGAACAGGGGGTGCAGCAGGTTGCGATTGTCATCACAGACGGAAAGTCCCAGGACAACGTAACTTCTCATGCTGCTGCACTGCGCCGAGCTGGCATCACTGTCTACGCAGTGGGGATCAAGGATGCTGACGAGAACGAGCTGAGACAGATCGCTTCAGATCCCCCTAACAAGCACGTATTAAATGTGGACAGCTTTGCCAAGCTCAAGACCCTGGAGAAGAGCCTAAAGAGGAGTGTGTGCTACAACATCCTCAAAAAAGCAGTCAAAGACAACGCAAGGACATACACTGCCAAGCAAA